A stretch of Henckelia pumila isolate YLH828 chromosome 4, ASM3356847v2, whole genome shotgun sequence DNA encodes these proteins:
- the LOC140860560 gene encoding uncharacterized protein: protein MQQNLRHRKFKESIAGRPPKNLEELLERAEKYIRVEESVEPHYLNKRKREENKSDIRKRDEKRTSQSPRLQNTPLNARLTDILVVAEKQGLLRPPRPMQNNPKRQHSNKYFHFHKDKGHTTEDCFSLRAEIEKLIKRGHLGNFVDKSRGEKRDDRRRDEQPKRDYQKRHDETGKQHERADENLPSGGVIAVITGGPACGDSNNARKALLRAAKGTNNLSSPTSLSIYETGTIQEGLSFSDKDLENPRGTHNDALIISATISNFWVKKILVDSGSSADIIFHDAFVKLGISNA from the coding sequence ATGCAACAAAACTTGCGCCATCGGAAGTTCAAAGAATCAATAGCGGGAAGGCCGCCCAAAAACTTAGAGGAATTATTGGAAAGAGCTGAGAAATACATACGGGTTGAAGAATCTGTAGAGCCACACTACttgaataaaagaaagagagaagaaaataaatcaGATATTAGAAAGCGAGACGAGAAGCGAACATCACAGAGCCCCCGCCTCCAAAATACACCCCTCAATGCACGTCTGACCGATATACTGGTAGTGGCTGAAAAACAAGGGTTGTTGCGTCCCCCTCGCCCAATGCAAAATAACCCAAAGCGCCAGCATTCGAACAAGTACTTCCATTTTCATAAAGATAAAGGTCATACTACAGAAGATTGCTTCAGTTTGCGAGCAGAAattgaaaaactcataaaacGCGGGCATTTGGGAAATTTTGTGGACAAGTCCCGCGGTGAGAAGCGAGATGACAGGCGTCGGGACGAACAACCAAAACGTGACTATCAAAAGCGACATGATGAAACTGGAAAACAACATGAACGAGCTGATGAAAATTTGCCCTCGGGAGGGGTAATCGCCGTAATCACTGGGGGGCCTGCTTGTGGCGACTCGAACAATGCAAGAAAAGCTCTTCTGCGGGCAGCAAAAGGAACCAACAATTTATCTAGCCCCACATCCTTGTCGATATATGAAACTGGAACCATCCAAGAGGGATTATCATTCAGTGACAAAGATCTGGAGAACCCTCGGGGCACCCATAATGATGCTTTAATTATCTCAGCCACAATCTCCAATTTTTGGGTAAAGAAAATTCTAGTGGATTCAGGAAGTTCAGCcgacataatttttcatgatgCATTCGTGAAGTTGGGTATTAGTAATGCATAG
- the LOC140860561 gene encoding putative F-box protein At3g23970: MESTAIICYKRRRINRSTRRNIPECMLFEVLIRLPVKVLFKLKVVSKQWFSMISDPCFARMYVSRASLSPHDSQHWTLIHSRVDHMATMDHFLVKKVRLHECSIATDCLQNRLILPRAAQGSDHTIYRINGVSDGLVLYSPPDDVGCLAPRGRIFGGYICNLITGKCITLPPYKHFFGNVIVGFVTRVQDNVLVSYRVVLTDSRTMDGICRFVVFLSESSKWVEFDMHYEEDIYIYGWKKPVVFNKILHRMISQHRLMAYDPYSLKLDSFRMISLPDVEDEGDKIAESLLDENQGKLRFFVVTLKGSRSFIIWALNDYDRGEWCLQHRVGLGNIRSTDGGRLSLFTVPLSFHPSHPETVYMIDDDFIFCYNINTKASKILDASNKNYRCRFPRCYLYSFLIPTWPTSINSPSFQIAAAGD; encoded by the coding sequence ATGGAAAGTACTGCTATTATATGCTACAAAAGAAGACGTATAAATAGGTCAACACGCCGAAATATCCCGGAGTGCATGTTATTCGAGGTGCTGATAAGGTTGCCGGTGAAGGTTTTGTTCAAACTAAAAGTTGTTTCGAAACAATGGTTTTCTATGATTTCCGACCCTTGTTTTGCTCGCATGTACGTTTCCCGAGCATCACTGTCGCCTCATGATTCGCAACACTGGACCCTTATCCATAGCCGTGTGGATCATATGGCTACCATGGATCACTTTCTTGTGAAAAAGGTGAGGCTGCATGAATGCTCCATCGCCACTGATTGCCTCCAGAATCGACTAATTTTGCCTCGTGCAGCTCAGGGATCCGACCATACGATCTATAGAATCAACGGGGTCAGCGATGGGCTAGTGCTTTATAGTCCTCCCGACGATGTTGGTTGCCTTGCCCCTCGAGGTCGAATTTTTGGTGGTTATATATGCAATCTTATCACAGGGAAGTGCATCACCCTTCCTCCATACAAACATTTCTTTGGGAACGTTATCGTTGGTTTTGTGACTCGAGTCCAAGATAACGTCCTAGTGAGCTACAGAGTTGTGCTCACCGATTCGCGTACCATGGACGGAATCTGTAGATTCGTGGTTTTCTTGTCTGAATCAAGTAAATGGGTCGAGTTCGATATGCACTATGAGGAAGATATTTACATTTATGGGTGGAAGAAGCCCGTTGTTTTCAACAAAATCCTCCACCGCATGATCAGCCAGCACAGGCTGATGGCGTATGATCCTTATAGCCTAAAACTCGACTCCTTCCGCATGATTTCGCTGCCGGATGTGGAAGACGAAGGGGATAAAATCGCGGAAAGTTTGTTAGATGAGAATCAAGGGAAACTGAGATTTTTTGTGGTGACATTGAAGGGATCCAGGAGTTTCATCATTTGGGCATTGAACGACTATGATCGGGGGGAGTGGTGTTTGCAACATAGAGTCGGGTTGGGAAACATCCGATCCACGGATGGCGGCCGCCTGAGTTTGTTTACGGTGCCTTTGTCTTTTCATCCATCTCATCCGGAGACTGTGTACATGATCGATGACGACTTCATTTTCTGCTACAACATCAACACCAAAGCATCGAAAATTCTGGATGCTTCCAACAAGAATTATCGATGTCGCTTCCCAAGATGTTACTTGTACTCGTTTCTGATTCCGACATGGCCGACATCTATCAACTCTCCATCCTTCCAGATCGCCGCCGCCGGAGATTGA